A window of the Oncorhynchus keta strain PuntledgeMale-10-30-2019 chromosome 21, Oket_V2, whole genome shotgun sequence genome harbors these coding sequences:
- the LOC127910523 gene encoding uncharacterized protein LOC127910523 has protein sequence MGMGMGMVMGMGIVMGIGMGMGMGMVVGMDMGMGMGMGMGIVMGIGMGMVMGIGMGMGMGMVMDMMIGMGIGMVMGMVMGIVMGIGMGMVMGMGMGMGIVIGIGMGMVMGMGMGIVIGIGMGMGIGMGMVMGMGMGMVMGMGTVIGIGMGMGMGIGMGMGIGMGMGMGIVMGIGMGMGIGMGMGMGIVMGMGIVMGIGMGMGIGMGMGMGIVMGMGIGMGMGMGMVMGMDMGMGMGMGMGMVMGIDMGMGMGIVMGIGMGMGMGMVMDMMMGMGIGMVMGMVMGIVMGIGMGMVMGMGMGMGMGMVMGTGTVIGIGMGMGMGIGMGMGIGMGMGIGMGMGMGIVMGIGMGMGMGIVMGMGMGIVMGMGIVMGIGMGMGMGIVMGMGMGIVMGMGIVMGMGIVMGMGIVMGMGIVMGMGIVMGMGMGIVMGMGIVMGMGIVMGMGMSGRQSELIFKVLGYQNNCENVPSTNPTPLQLQPC, from the exons ATGGGGATGGGCATGGGGATGGTGATGGGCATGGGGATAGTGATGGGGATAGGCATGGGGATGGGCatggggatggtggtggggatggaTATGGGGATGGGCATGGGGATGGGCATGGGGATAGTGATGGGGATAGGCATGGGGATGGTGATGGGGATAGGTATGGGGATGGGCATGGGGATGGTGATGGACATGATGATTGGGATGGGGATAGGCATGGTAATGGGCATGGTGATGGGGATAGTCATGGGGATAGGCATGGGGATGGTGATGGGCATGGGCATGGGCATGGGGATAGTGATTGGGATAGGCATGGGGATGGTGATGGGCATGGGCATGGGGATAGTGATTGGGATAGGCATGGGCATGGGGAtag GCATGGGGATGGTGATGGGCATGGGCATGGGCATGGTGATGGGCATGGGGACAGTGATTGGGATAGGCATGGGGATGGGCATGGGGAtaggtatggggatggggataggtaTGGGGATGGGCATGGGGATAGTGATGGGGAtaggtatggggatggggataggtaTGGGGATGGGCATGGGGATAGTGATGGGCATGGGGATAGTGATGGGGAtaggtatggggatggggataggtaTGGGGATGGGCATGGGGATAGTGATGGGCATGGGGATAGGCATGGGGATGGGCATGGGGATGGTGATGGGGATGGATATGGGGATGGGCATGGGGATGGGCATGGggatggtgatggggatagatatGGGGATGGGCATGGGGATAGTGATGGGGATAGGTATGGGGATGGGCATGGGGATGGTGATGGACAtgatgatggggatggggataggcaTGGTAATGGGCATGGTGATGGGGATAGTCATGGGGATAGGCATGGGGATGGTGATGGGCATGGGCATGGGCATGGGCATGGGCATGGTGATGGGCACTGGGACAGTGATTGGGATAGGCATGGGGATGGGCATGGGGAtaggtatggggatggggataggtatggggatggggataggtaTGGGGATGGGCATGGGGATAGTGATGGGGATAGGTATGGGGATGGGCATGGGGATAGTTATGGGGATGGGCATGGGGATAGTGATGGGCATGGGGATAGTGATGGGGATAGGTATGGGGATGGGCATGGGGATAGTTATGGGGATGGGCATGGGGATAGTGATGGGCATGGGGATAGTGATGGGCATGGGGATAGTGATGGGCATGGGGATAGTAATGGGCATGGGGATAGTGATGGGCATGGGGATAGTTATGGGGATGGGCATGGGGATAGTGATGGGCATGGGGATAGTGATGGGCATGGGGATAGTGATGGGCATGGGGATGAGTGGTAGACAGAGTGAGTTGATCTTTAAAGTTCTAGGATATCAAAACAACTGTGAAAACGTCCCATCGACCAATCCCACTCCCCTACAGCTGCAGCCCTGCTGA